From a single Halodesulfovibrio marinisediminis DSM 17456 genomic region:
- a CDS encoding sigma 54-interacting transcriptional regulator — translation MKQNNKHDEQALFGMLTKLCEEVAWQKKQQFSTGESQANTQEREEALNKLFMLTQQYEFPEHIQRLADAIGLLYVSLEISEMRHKELLTTLRQQNLELETALNNIASSSKSLSSIREGATQDFFVASSPIMQATTNTAYALAPYPINVMLLGSSGTGKEVFAKLIHNASPRKDKPFIAVNCTAIPDSLFESEMFGIDKGVATGVSKRTGFFVSANEGTLFLDEIGDMSLSNQSKLLRALESREITPVGKSRPIPIDIRIISATNCDLEKAVAEKRFREDLYYRLNVAELQLPDLSLRGEDIIELANILLAKHCRRFNRPTPQLSAKAKKLLLNYSWQGNVRELNNEMERAAALFTEKEIVPTNFSPRLQQQKSKHVLGVGTEEIVHCTTEKNEQRIEDEDFSLAAMEEITIKKALEYTQHNKSKAAKLLGITREGLRKKLQRIHIP, via the coding sequence ATGAAACAGAATAATAAGCACGACGAACAAGCCCTTTTTGGGATGCTTACCAAGTTATGTGAAGAGGTTGCCTGGCAGAAAAAACAACAGTTTTCTACTGGTGAATCACAAGCTAACACACAAGAAAGAGAAGAAGCCCTCAATAAACTTTTCATGCTAACCCAGCAGTATGAGTTCCCAGAGCACATCCAAAGGTTGGCTGACGCTATCGGCCTTCTTTATGTTAGTTTGGAAATAAGTGAAATGCGTCATAAAGAATTGTTGACAACATTAAGACAACAAAACTTAGAACTTGAAACTGCCCTTAATAACATAGCTTCCAGCAGTAAATCTCTCAGCTCAATTAGAGAAGGAGCAACACAGGACTTCTTTGTTGCTTCAAGCCCTATTATGCAGGCAACAACCAACACAGCCTATGCTTTAGCTCCATACCCTATTAATGTTATGCTGTTAGGAAGCTCAGGAACAGGAAAAGAGGTCTTTGCAAAACTCATCCATAACGCATCACCTCGAAAAGATAAGCCGTTCATTGCGGTTAACTGTACGGCAATCCCAGACAGTCTGTTCGAAAGTGAAATGTTTGGTATTGATAAAGGCGTTGCAACAGGAGTTTCCAAACGGACAGGTTTCTTTGTCAGCGCAAACGAAGGGACTCTTTTTTTAGATGAAATAGGAGACATGAGCCTCTCCAACCAGTCCAAGTTATTACGTGCACTTGAATCCCGCGAAATTACTCCTGTCGGAAAATCACGGCCTATACCAATTGATATCCGCATTATCTCGGCAACGAATTGTGATTTAGAAAAGGCTGTTGCAGAAAAAAGGTTCAGAGAGGACCTGTATTACAGGCTTAACGTAGCAGAACTACAGCTACCCGACCTTTCCCTGCGTGGAGAAGATATTATTGAATTAGCTAACATTTTGCTGGCAAAACATTGTAGGCGCTTTAACAGGCCAACCCCCCAATTATCTGCTAAAGCAAAAAAGTTACTTTTGAACTATTCATGGCAAGGCAATGTTCGAGAACTGAACAACGAAATGGAGCGCGCTGCGGCACTTTTCACAGAAAAAGAAATCGTACCCACAAACTTTTCGCCACGACTGCAACAGCAGAAAAGTAAACACGTTTTAGGTGTTGGAACTGAAGAGATTGTGCACTGTACAACAGAAAAAAATGAACAGCGCATTGAAGATGAGGATTTTTCCCTTGCTGCCATGGAAGAGATAACTATAAAAAAAGCTCTCGAATACACTCAACACAATAAAAGCAAGGCTGCAAAGCTACTTGGTATCACAAGAGAAGGACTTCGTAAAAAATTACAGAGAATACACATTCCATAA
- a CDS encoding CesT family type III secretion system chaperone, with protein MLEANNLVAMFGKKIGIDELILDESNSCTLTFDGIAITIEYLEEKDTFYIYSKVADLPEEQERLAVYEFILEQNCFYKGTGGGALGIEKSFNSIIHTTLFPIQSASENAATRFDALISMHVNTVEAMQSALKNLLIANEPETIANDNLINTAIRI; from the coding sequence ATGCTGGAAGCAAACAATTTAGTTGCCATGTTCGGTAAAAAAATCGGTATTGATGAGCTAATCTTAGACGAGAGCAATTCTTGCACACTGACCTTTGATGGAATTGCCATTACTATTGAATATCTCGAAGAAAAAGATACTTTTTATATCTACAGTAAGGTAGCAGACCTTCCAGAAGAGCAAGAACGACTTGCTGTTTATGAATTTATTTTGGAACAAAATTGTTTCTATAAAGGCACTGGCGGCGGGGCTCTGGGAATTGAGAAATCTTTTAACTCGATAATTCACACAACATTATTCCCGATACAAAGCGCATCCGAAAATGCTGCGACTCGCTTTGACGCCCTTATTTCCATGCATGTCAACACTGTTGAAGCGATGCAATCTGCCTTAAAGAACTTACTGATTGCAAACGAGCCTGAAACTATTGCAAACGACAACCTCATCAACACTGCTATACGCATTTAA
- a CDS encoding type III secretion system chaperone, whose translation MQSKFVEMLKRFGNSVDLEGFEPSDTGACSLVFDGIIVNLELRKKTGLLFIYSTLGFLPDSGRESLYRSLLAANVFFEKTQGATLGIDENSDVVILQYQVPFLSLDDESFYLTIENFVNVADLWVTRLEKIAQEDVNDSAAESTTPDMPIVGIKI comes from the coding sequence ATGCAAAGTAAGTTTGTTGAAATGCTTAAACGCTTTGGAAACAGTGTTGACCTTGAAGGCTTTGAACCAAGTGATACTGGAGCCTGCTCGTTAGTATTTGATGGCATTATTGTTAACTTGGAACTGCGAAAAAAGACCGGTCTCCTTTTTATCTACAGCACCCTTGGCTTCTTGCCGGATAGTGGAAGGGAATCTTTGTATCGCTCACTTCTTGCTGCCAATGTTTTTTTTGAAAAAACGCAAGGGGCAACCCTTGGAATCGATGAAAATTCAGATGTAGTGATACTTCAATATCAAGTGCCGTTTCTATCATTAGATGACGAGAGTTTTTATTTAACGATAGAGAACTTTGTAAATGTCGCTGATCTGTGGGTAACTCGCCTCGAAAAAATAGCACAAGAAGACGTTAACGATAGTGCTGCTGAGTCCACAACACCAGATATGCCTATTGTCGGAATCAAAATATAA
- a CDS encoding ATP-binding protein: MKLIADVEKLTKVFSYIENVLTEEEVVLVPKIKLVAEELFVNVAMHVKDTEDKTVEIELSAVEDEDNTWKLTFIDNGPVYNPLEEAKEPDLDAGVEERVIGGLGVHLIKHMTDRQYYERTPTEKNVLQIFFKK; encoded by the coding sequence ATGAAGCTGATTGCAGATGTAGAAAAACTTACAAAAGTTTTTTCATATATTGAAAATGTTCTAACAGAAGAGGAGGTAGTTTTAGTTCCAAAAATTAAGCTTGTTGCGGAAGAACTGTTTGTCAATGTTGCTATGCATGTTAAAGATACAGAGGATAAAACTGTTGAAATAGAACTTTCAGCAGTAGAAGATGAAGATAATACATGGAAGTTAACATTTATAGATAACGGTCCGGTATACAATCCTTTAGAAGAAGCTAAAGAACCAGATCTGGATGCTGGGGTTGAGGAACGAGTAATAGGCGGACTTGGCGTCCACCTTATTAAACATATGACGGACAGGCAGTATTATGAGCGAACTCCAACTGAAAAAAATGTGTTGCAGATTTTTTTCAAAAAATAA